A region from the Nocardioides exalbidus genome encodes:
- a CDS encoding thiamine pyrophosphate-dependent enzyme: MTTVAELIIEALAEEGVSSVWGVVGDALNPVTDAIRREDRIEWVGVRHEEAAAFAASAQAQLTDELAVCMGTVGPGAIHLLNGLYDAKKSHAPVLAIVGQVPREDIGTDFFQEVDNDALFADVSVWCRTLTDVAQMPHLLEEAVNTALSERGVAVLSIPGDVGGLDLPSSTAVPRFVRPAPPAAADPDLVGEAARALDQADRVTLLVGQGARHARSEVLALAERLHAPMVLSLKAKDGFEDANPYEVGQSGLIGNPATAEAFAACDALFMIGTDFPYREFLPQGKVVIQLDVRSTHVGRRTPVDHALVGDSALTLQALLPLVAEKESTKHLDAARTVYEEWGKAQARLADPSHDKKLLGRLRGKVDNPEGRVRPEQLAAAVERHAADDAVFTTDTGMSTVWLSRFVRMTGGRRLLGSYNLGSMANAMPQALGVQSLDRRRQVISFSGDGGLTMLLGDLITAVTHDLPVKIIVFDNGRLGMVKLEMEQVGLAEFGTVLHNPDLAQVARALGLHGVRVTDPADVDDAVREALAHPGPVLLDVLTNPDEVAVPGKPTLAQGWGFAIAKTKEFIVSPE; the protein is encoded by the coding sequence ATGACGACCGTCGCCGAGCTGATCATCGAGGCCCTGGCCGAAGAGGGGGTGTCGAGCGTGTGGGGTGTCGTCGGCGACGCCCTGAACCCGGTGACCGATGCGATCCGGCGTGAGGACCGCATCGAGTGGGTGGGCGTCCGGCACGAGGAGGCCGCCGCCTTCGCCGCGAGTGCGCAGGCCCAGCTCACGGACGAGCTCGCGGTGTGCATGGGCACGGTCGGACCCGGTGCCATTCACCTGCTCAACGGCCTCTACGACGCGAAGAAGTCGCACGCGCCCGTCCTCGCGATCGTCGGGCAGGTGCCGCGCGAGGACATCGGCACGGACTTCTTCCAGGAGGTCGACAACGATGCGCTGTTCGCCGACGTGTCGGTGTGGTGCCGCACGCTGACCGACGTCGCCCAGATGCCGCACCTGCTCGAGGAGGCGGTCAATACCGCACTGTCGGAGCGTGGCGTGGCGGTCCTGTCGATCCCCGGGGACGTGGGCGGGCTCGACCTCCCGTCGTCGACCGCGGTGCCGCGATTCGTGCGGCCAGCTCCTCCCGCTGCGGCCGACCCGGACCTCGTCGGGGAGGCGGCGCGTGCCCTGGACCAGGCCGATCGGGTCACCCTGCTGGTGGGGCAGGGCGCACGCCACGCCCGCAGCGAGGTGCTCGCCCTCGCCGAGCGGCTGCACGCGCCCATGGTGCTGTCGCTGAAGGCCAAGGACGGCTTCGAGGACGCCAACCCCTACGAGGTCGGGCAGTCCGGGTTGATCGGCAATCCCGCCACGGCGGAGGCGTTCGCCGCGTGCGACGCCCTGTTCATGATCGGCACCGACTTCCCCTACCGCGAGTTCCTGCCTCAGGGGAAGGTCGTCATCCAGCTCGACGTGCGGAGCACGCACGTCGGACGACGCACGCCGGTCGACCATGCTCTCGTCGGCGACAGCGCTCTCACGCTCCAGGCACTGCTGCCGCTGGTGGCCGAGAAGGAGAGCACCAAGCACCTCGACGCTGCTCGCACGGTCTACGAGGAGTGGGGGAAGGCGCAGGCGAGGCTGGCCGACCCCAGCCACGACAAGAAGCTTCTCGGCCGGCTGCGGGGAAAGGTCGACAACCCCGAGGGCCGCGTGCGTCCCGAGCAGCTCGCGGCGGCCGTCGAGCGGCATGCCGCCGATGACGCTGTCTTCACCACCGACACCGGGATGTCGACCGTGTGGCTCTCGAGGTTCGTCCGGATGACAGGTGGGCGGCGCCTCCTCGGGTCCTACAACCTCGGCTCGATGGCCAACGCGATGCCGCAGGCGTTGGGCGTGCAGTCGCTCGACCGCCGCAGGCAGGTGATCTCGTTCTCCGGCGACGGCGGCCTGACGATGCTCCTCGGAGACCTCATCACCGCCGTCACCCACGACCTTCCCGTGAAGATCATCGTCTTCGACAACGGCCGTCTCGGCATGGTCAAGCTCGAGATGGAGCAGGTCGGACTGGCCGAGTTCGGGACCGTCCTCCACAACCCCGATCTCGCCCAGGTGGCCCGCGCTCTCGGCCTGCACGGCGTGCGTGTCACCGATCCCGCAGACGTCGACGACGCCGTGCGCGAGGCTCTCGCGCACCCGGGACCGGTGCTGCTCGACGTGCTCACGAACCCGGACGAGGTCGCCGTGCCCGGCAAGCCGACGCTGGCGCAGGGGTGGGGCTTCGCGATCGCCAAGACCAAGGAGTTCATCGTCAGCCCGGAGTAG
- a CDS encoding FMN-binding glutamate synthase family protein, translating to MLRFFVIGLLTAVAVLTTIAGVIGGMAWWVLAVGALGLLVVAVHDVAQRRHSILRNYPVLGHMRFLMEDMRPELQQYFIERNYDGRPFDRDTRSSIYQRAKGIKEEQPFGTERDVYQVGYEYLVHSVGPAEVMSSPPRVRIGGAACAQPYDVALMNVSSMSFGALSANAIEALNRGAAMGGFAHETGEGGLSKYHRNGGDLVWEIGSGYFGCRTQGGRFDASKFAETAADPQVKMTSIKLSQGAKPGIGGVLPGAKVTAEIAEARGVPVGEKCVSPPFHTAFTTPRELLHFVARMRELTDARPVGFKLCVGSRTDFLAICKAMLEEDIQPDFIIVDGAEGGTGAAPLEYEDHVGMSLTEGLMTVHDALVGAGLRDKVRIGASGKVTNGVDIVKRIVQGADYTNSARAMMMAVGCIQAQKCHTNHCPVGVTTQDPKRMRALDVPSKAERVRNYQRAVVDQATQVIASMGLTSFDQLEPHMLRRRLADDRVVSYEELYPRLEPGELLADPPPTWARDWSAADPDRFVP from the coding sequence TTGCTGCGGTTCTTCGTGATCGGGTTGCTGACGGCGGTGGCAGTCCTGACCACCATCGCCGGCGTCATCGGAGGCATGGCGTGGTGGGTCCTCGCTGTGGGCGCTCTGGGTCTGCTGGTCGTGGCGGTCCACGACGTCGCCCAGCGCCGTCACTCCATCTTGCGCAACTACCCGGTACTGGGGCACATGCGCTTCCTGATGGAGGACATGCGTCCTGAGCTCCAGCAGTACTTCATCGAGCGCAACTACGACGGCAGGCCCTTCGACCGGGACACGAGGTCGTCGATCTACCAACGCGCCAAGGGCATCAAGGAGGAGCAGCCGTTCGGAACCGAGCGGGACGTCTACCAGGTCGGCTACGAGTACCTCGTCCACTCGGTTGGCCCGGCGGAGGTGATGAGCTCTCCGCCACGGGTGCGCATCGGGGGCGCGGCGTGCGCCCAGCCGTACGACGTCGCGCTGATGAATGTCTCCTCGATGAGCTTCGGCGCGCTCAGCGCCAACGCCATCGAGGCCCTCAACAGGGGCGCAGCCATGGGCGGGTTCGCCCACGAGACCGGCGAGGGCGGGCTCAGCAAGTACCACCGCAATGGCGGTGACCTCGTCTGGGAGATCGGCTCAGGCTACTTCGGTTGCCGCACGCAGGGCGGGCGCTTCGACGCGTCGAAGTTCGCCGAGACCGCGGCCGACCCGCAGGTCAAGATGACCAGCATCAAGCTGAGCCAGGGCGCCAAGCCCGGCATCGGTGGGGTTCTGCCCGGTGCGAAGGTCACGGCCGAGATCGCCGAGGCCCGCGGTGTGCCCGTTGGGGAGAAGTGCGTGTCGCCGCCGTTCCACACCGCCTTCACGACGCCTCGCGAGCTGCTCCACTTCGTCGCGCGGATGCGCGAGCTCACGGACGCCCGCCCCGTGGGCTTCAAGCTGTGCGTCGGGTCGCGCACCGACTTCCTGGCCATCTGCAAGGCCATGCTCGAGGAAGACATCCAGCCGGACTTCATCATCGTGGACGGTGCAGAAGGCGGCACGGGCGCCGCACCTCTCGAGTACGAGGACCACGTGGGCATGTCGCTCACCGAAGGTCTGATGACCGTCCACGATGCCCTGGTGGGCGCCGGGCTCCGCGACAAGGTTCGCATCGGTGCCAGTGGGAAGGTCACGAACGGCGTCGACATCGTCAAGCGCATCGTCCAGGGCGCCGACTACACCAACTCCGCACGCGCGATGATGATGGCTGTCGGCTGCATCCAGGCACAGAAGTGCCACACCAACCACTGTCCGGTCGGTGTCACGACGCAGGATCCGAAGCGCATGCGGGCTCTCGACGTGCCGAGCAAGGCCGAGCGCGTGCGCAACTACCAGCGCGCGGTGGTCGACCAGGCGACCCAGGTGATCGCATCGATGGGGCTGACCTCGTTCGACCAGCTCGAGCCGCACATGCTGCGCCGACGACTCGCCGACGACCGGGTGGTGAGCTACGAGGAGCTCTACCCACGCCTCGAGCCCGGCGAGCTGCTCGCGGACCCCCCGCCCACCTGGGCGCGCGACTGGAGCGCTGCGGATCCGGACCGCTTCGTCCCCTGA
- a CDS encoding DUF2254 family protein, with protein MLSTIVTSLVTLITLVLTAITVAVQLAMAQFSPRIVGALLRDRWSQPTHGLFAATLVYASLATPQIDDVAAGGDGYMPGPTMLIAYLLMLVSIVALVLYVHHAGQTLRVAGLIDLVGDHLHEEPAEEVDALDIVHRHGVERTRVPPRCITVTSISRCRAWMSLMWLPVSVSPLR; from the coding sequence GTGCTGAGCACGATCGTCACGTCGCTGGTCACGCTGATCACCCTCGTCCTGACGGCGATAACAGTGGCCGTGCAACTGGCGATGGCACAGTTCTCACCTCGGATCGTGGGAGCGTTGCTTCGAGACCGTTGGAGCCAGCCCACCCACGGCCTGTTCGCGGCCACCCTCGTCTACGCATCGCTCGCGACCCCGCAGATCGACGACGTGGCCGCCGGCGGCGACGGCTACATGCCCGGGCCGACGATGCTGATCGCCTACCTGTTGATGCTGGTCAGCATCGTCGCCCTGGTGCTGTACGTCCACCACGCCGGTCAGACGCTGCGGGTCGCCGGGCTGATCGACCTGGTCGGTGACCACCTGCACGAGGAGCCGGCGGAGGAAGTCGACGCCCTGGACATCGTCCATCGTCACGGTGTGGAGAGGACCCGGGTGCCTCCCAGGTGCATCACGGTCACGTCGATCTCGCGATGCCGCGCGTGGATGTCGCTGATGTGGCTCCCGGTCAGCGTGTCGCCACTGAGGTAG